A region from the Helcococcus ovis genome encodes:
- the phnE gene encoding phosphonate ABC transporter, permease protein PhnE: MNEEILKKLEQEPNTRIKTIINILIITGLLVWSFLGLQSAGATKESMGIVGNIFKGILTPDLNLINLTKQGIPYLLVETMAIAFLGTVLGAILAIPFSFLTSVNIVPKYVAYAIRLFLILIRTIPALVYGLLFIRMVGPGPFAGVLTMAVTSIGMISKLFAESIMDINENILESLSAMGLTTFQKIRYGIFPQLYAMFMSTIIYRFDINLRDATVLGLVGAGGIGAPLIFAINAYKWNQAGSILICLVALVLIIEFFSVRIRARLIKGF; the protein is encoded by the coding sequence ATGAATGAAGAAATATTAAAAAAATTAGAACAAGAACCAAACACGAGAATTAAAACAATTATTAATATTTTAATAATTACAGGACTTTTAGTTTGGTCATTTTTAGGATTACAATCTGCCGGTGCAACAAAAGAAAGCATGGGAATTGTAGGCAACATATTTAAGGGAATATTAACTCCTGATTTAAACTTAATAAACTTAACAAAACAAGGAATTCCTTATTTACTTGTTGAGACAATGGCTATAGCTTTTTTAGGTACAGTTTTAGGGGCAATTTTAGCAATACCATTCTCATTTTTAACTTCAGTAAATATTGTACCAAAATATGTTGCTTACGCTATAAGATTATTCTTAATATTAATAAGAACAATCCCTGCACTAGTTTATGGTCTCTTATTTATAAGAATGGTTGGGCCTGGACCTTTCGCTGGAGTATTGACTATGGCTGTAACATCTATAGGTATGATAAGTAAATTATTTGCTGAATCAATAATGGATATAAACGAAAATATATTAGAATCTCTATCAGCAATGGGATTAACAACATTCCAAAAAATAAGATATGGAATATTTCCTCAACTTTATGCAATGTTTATGTCAACAATCATTTACAGATTTGATATAAACCTTAGAGATGCAACCGTTTTAGGCCTTGTAGGGGCAGGTGGTATCGGTGCACCATTAATATTTGCAATAAACGCATATAAATGGAATCAAGCAGGGTCAATTCTAATTTGCCTTGTTGCTTTAGTTTTAATAATTGAATTCTTCTCAGTAAGAATTAGAGCTAGATTAATTAAAGGATTTTAA
- a CDS encoding glycosyltransferase family 2 protein produces the protein MKKISLIIPCFNEEKNIFPFYELCKNTLNPSFKYEFIYINDGSRDKTFEKIKSLIDYSNDEIIAINFSRNFGKESAILAGLKNSTGDYISLIDADLQQHPKYVNEMIELLENNEDLDLVAAYQKKRKESKVLTGFKSLFYSLINKISDTKFEKNASDFRTFRKNVAKSIMELDEYHRFSKGLFSWVGFNTHFIPYDVEKRKFGETTWSFRSLIKYAIEGFVGYSTAPLKFATFLGMITSFISLIYMFWTIIQKLFIGIKVEGYATIVSLILLLSGIQLICIGILGEYLAKTYMEVKKRPHYIIKNIVKK, from the coding sequence ATGAAAAAAATTTCTTTAATAATTCCTTGTTTTAATGAAGAAAAAAATATTTTTCCCTTTTATGAATTATGCAAAAATACTCTTAATCCTTCTTTTAAATATGAATTTATATATATAAATGACGGAAGCAGAGATAAAACTTTTGAGAAAATAAAATCATTAATTGATTATTCTAACGATGAAATTATAGCTATAAATTTTTCTAGAAATTTTGGAAAAGAATCAGCTATTTTAGCCGGATTAAAAAATTCAACTGGTGATTATATTTCTCTAATTGACGCTGATTTACAACAACATCCCAAATACGTTAATGAAATGATAGAATTATTGGAAAATAATGAAGATTTGGATTTAGTTGCAGCTTATCAAAAAAAGAGAAAAGAAAGTAAAGTCCTAACAGGATTTAAAAGTTTATTTTATTCATTAATTAATAAAATAAGTGACACAAAATTTGAAAAAAATGCTTCAGATTTTAGAACATTTAGAAAAAATGTAGCCAAGTCAATTATGGAATTAGATGAATATCATAGATTTTCAAAAGGTCTATTTTCATGGGTTGGATTTAACACTCATTTTATTCCATATGACGTTGAGAAAAGAAAATTCGGAGAGACTACATGGTCTTTTAGAAGTTTAATAAAATATGCAATTGAAGGATTTGTAGGATATAGTACAGCACCTCTAAAATTTGCCACTTTCTTAGGAATGATAACGTCTTTTATCTCTCTAATTTATATGTTTTGGACAATTATTCAAAAATTATTTATAGGTATAAAAGTAGAAGGTTATGCAACAATAGTTAGTTTAATATTACTATTATCAGGAATACAACTTATATGTATAGGGATACTTGGAGAATATCTTGCTAAAACATATATGGAGGTGAAAAAAAGACCTCATTATATTATTAAAAATATTGTAAAAAAATAA
- a CDS encoding GtrA family protein codes for MRISKEILIKIYQKYKEIILYIFFGGITTFINIVSYYLFYNILNVSNVISNIIAWFLSVIFAFVTNKIWVFNSKSWEIKITIKELVSFISVRLLTGVFDTVVMYLGVDVFKFNSLIMKIVSNLIVLISNYIGSKLFIFKKK; via the coding sequence ATGAGGATTAGCAAAGAAATTTTAATTAAAATATATCAAAAGTATAAAGAAATTATTCTTTATATTTTTTTTGGAGGAATTACTACTTTTATAAATATTGTTTCTTATTATTTATTTTATAATATATTAAATGTATCAAATGTAATAAGCAATATAATAGCTTGGTTTTTATCAGTTATATTTGCATTTGTAACTAATAAAATATGGGTGTTTAATAGTAAATCTTGGGAAATAAAAATAACTATCAAAGAGCTAGTATCTTTTATTTCAGTAAGATTACTTACAGGAGTTTTTGATACTGTAGTTATGTATTTAGGTGTAGATGTATTTAAATTTAATAGTTTGATAATGAAAATAGTTTCTAATTTAATTGTTTTGATTTCAAATTATATAGGATCTAAGTTGTTTATTTTCAAGAAAAAATAA
- a CDS encoding DUF2975 domain-containing protein: MDIQGKTFIDYKMKKSLLNIKYLAYLFIILVLFSGVGISTYFGYNSILRDKSNQSMIIIWLAIIYFVSFMVIIGIKDVLKMLDNLQKGNVFTHENAKIIRIIDKKILFTLLFSVIVNIVMTLAEMHNFQFLIIWILFIFFLLAGHILVNPLALLVEKSADLQLEMDLTI; encoded by the coding sequence ATGGATATACAAGGTAAAACATTTATAGATTATAAGATGAAAAAAAGTTTGCTTAATATTAAGTATTTGGCATATTTGTTTATAATTTTAGTATTATTTTCGGGAGTTGGTATATCAACTTATTTTGGTTATAACAGTATTTTAAGAGATAAGAGTAATCAAAGTATGATAATTATATGGTTGGCAATTATATATTTTGTTTCATTTATGGTTATTATAGGCATAAAAGACGTGCTTAAAATGTTGGATAACTTACAAAAAGGTAATGTATTTACTCATGAAAATGCTAAAATTATAAGAATTATTGATAAAAAAATATTATTTACATTGTTATTTTCAGTAATTGTAAATATTGTAATGACATTAGCTGAGATGCATAATTTTCAATTTTTAATTATTTGGATACTATTTATATTTTTCCTATTAGCAGGGCATATTTTAGTTAATCCTTTGGCTTTGTTAGTAGAAAAAAGTGCGGATTTACAGCTGGAAATGGACTTAACAATATGA
- a CDS encoding J domain-containing protein, translated as MKYRDYYEILGVSKSATPQEIKKAYRKLAKKYHPDLNGGSEEAAEKLKEVNEAYDVLSDESKKQKYDQFGSAYHDGMNFDPSQYGYTYTSGTGGFSDFFETLFGNGGFSGAKNFRGGFSSSDIFGGFGGSSRKQRNRYDLEQFISLEDAYKGGNREVYVSLQGKNRKIEIKWPAGITGGKKIKVKGDRFGIDGDIYVKINIESKDELEGIDIIKDVEVYPWEAYFGTKKTIETLEGKIKVNIPKNIQTDKKIKIAKKGFKDMKSNIGDLYLRIKIVNPINLDKEKEEIYRQLMEG; from the coding sequence ATGAAGTACAGAGATTACTATGAAATTTTGGGAGTGTCAAAAAGTGCTACACCTCAAGAGATAAAAAAAGCATATAGAAAATTAGCAAAAAAGTACCATCCAGATTTAAATGGAGGGAGTGAAGAAGCTGCAGAAAAATTAAAAGAAGTAAATGAAGCATATGATGTGCTTTCAGATGAAAGTAAAAAACAAAAATATGATCAATTTGGATCAGCATATCATGATGGAATGAATTTTGATCCATCACAATATGGATACACATATACAAGCGGAACAGGTGGATTCTCAGATTTTTTTGAAACGTTATTTGGAAATGGAGGTTTTTCAGGAGCGAAAAATTTCAGAGGAGGATTTTCATCATCTGATATATTTGGTGGTTTTGGAGGAAGTAGTAGGAAACAAAGGAACCGATATGATTTAGAACAGTTCATTAGCCTTGAAGATGCATATAAAGGTGGAAATAGAGAAGTTTATGTATCATTACAAGGAAAAAATAGAAAAATAGAGATAAAATGGCCGGCAGGTATAACCGGTGGTAAAAAAATTAAAGTTAAAGGAGACAGATTTGGAATAGATGGAGATATTTATGTAAAAATAAATATTGAATCGAAAGATGAATTAGAAGGTATAGATATTATAAAAGATGTTGAAGTTTACCCTTGGGAAGCGTACTTTGGCACAAAGAAGACAATTGAAACATTGGAAGGTAAAATTAAAGTTAATATTCCAAAAAATATTCAAACTGACAAAAAAATAAAAATAGCAAAAAAAGGATTTAAGGACATGAAATCAAATATAGGAGATTTATATTTGAGAATAAAAATAGTAAATCCAATAAATTTAGATAAAGAAAAGGAAGAAATATATAGACAATTAATGGAGGGATAA
- a CDS encoding glucosyltransferase domain-containing protein encodes MPSNFFEELNKKIPKNVKKAFVYTIIFGILCHFYALTNKLINHDDIDQLVHNMDFSTSGRWFLRYAASISSNFSMPWVNGGLIILYTSISSALISHLFKIKKDLHLIFLSAIMICFPTNAALFPYMNSADAYALGELFIIIGAYLMIKYEYGFIGTIILTVLSLATYQTYLGLAASIVIIYYIFELINKNVDYNLVLKKLFISFASYIASLSLYLISVKYIFNIKLSDYQGIDKMGALNIKDLPISILSTFYEFFKFFFKDSYDQFGFYTIVNVVIFLGMLFLLFNLIKKLEIRNKLLIFFLILVLPISVNSIFILAPNSAIGLRMLQGYISIYILFVMIFESYSKLKVKEKLNLIKITLFASALAFILTIGNFMIVSNKVYMTLDVDGKNLASYTTRVLSRIEEQPFYGKNKPVYFIGNPNITNEFTSKYTTKDVLKSTLLDEKITMHYFWYLYPERYAGFTNPVKEIWNKDLVKIEDEKLKDIIYNMPIYPKKGSITEYNGSIYIKFKEYTRQ; translated from the coding sequence ATGCCAAGTAATTTTTTTGAAGAGTTAAATAAAAAAATTCCTAAAAATGTAAAAAAAGCATTTGTATATACCATAATATTTGGAATATTATGTCATTTTTATGCTTTAACAAATAAGTTAATAAATCATGATGATATAGATCAATTAGTTCATAATATGGATTTTAGTACGTCTGGAAGATGGTTTTTACGTTATGCAGCCTCGATTAGTTCTAATTTTAGTATGCCTTGGGTTAATGGAGGACTTATAATATTATATACATCAATATCAAGTGCGTTGATATCACATTTATTTAAGATAAAAAAAGATTTACATTTAATTTTTTTGTCTGCGATTATGATTTGTTTTCCAACAAATGCAGCTCTTTTTCCATATATGAATAGTGCTGATGCTTACGCTCTAGGAGAGTTATTTATAATTATAGGGGCATATTTAATGATTAAATACGAATATGGATTTATTGGAACAATAATATTAACAGTATTATCATTAGCGACTTATCAAACATATTTAGGTTTAGCAGCTTCAATAGTCATAATTTATTATATATTTGAATTGATAAATAAAAATGTAGATTACAATTTAGTCCTAAAAAAGTTATTTATATCATTTGCATCGTATATAGCGTCATTATCGTTATATTTAATAAGCGTAAAATATATTTTTAATATTAAACTTTCGGATTATCAAGGGATAGATAAGATGGGAGCATTAAATATTAAAGATTTACCGATTTCGATATTAAGTACTTTCTATGAATTTTTTAAATTTTTCTTTAAAGATAGTTATGATCAATTTGGTTTTTATACAATTGTAAATGTAGTGATATTTTTAGGAATGTTGTTTTTATTATTTAATTTGATTAAGAAATTGGAAATTAGGAATAAATTATTAATATTTTTTTTAATTTTAGTGCTTCCAATTTCAGTAAATAGTATATTTATTTTAGCACCAAATTCAGCAATAGGCTTAAGGATGTTACAAGGATATATATCCATATATATATTATTTGTAATGATATTTGAAAGTTATTCTAAATTAAAGGTAAAAGAAAAATTAAACTTAATTAAAATTACATTATTTGCTTCGGCATTAGCATTTATACTGACAATTGGAAATTTTATGATAGTAAGCAATAAGGTATATATGACTTTGGACGTTGACGGCAAGAATCTTGCATCATATACAACGAGAGTGTTATCAAGAATTGAAGAACAGCCTTTTTATGGAAAAAATAAGCCGGTTTACTTTATAGGAAATCCAAATATTACTAATGAATTTACAAGTAAATATACTACTAAGGATGTATTGAAATCAACACTTTTAGATGAAAAAATAACTATGCACTATTTCTGGTATTTATATCCTGAAAGATATGCTGGATTTACAAATCCTGTAAAAGAAATTTGGAATAAAGACTTAGTGAAAATAGAAGATGAAAAATTAAAAGATATAATTTATAATATGCCAATCTACCCTAAAAAAGGATCTATTACAGAGTATAATGGAAGTATTTATATAAAGTTTAAGGAGTATACAAGACAATAA
- a CDS encoding copper homeostasis protein CutC, giving the protein MNQVKVELCVENYEAAKFAEKLGYDSVEINSALCLGGLTPSAGVVRKIAENINIKKNCMIRNRAAGFCYTDNQFRAMLEELDILLNEKIDGIVFGFLTFDFEIDKEKTKAFVEKIHDAGKIAIFHRAFDNTNNPFRSIENLIELNVDRVLTSGQTPSALDNMSLIKELIQKYDDKIEIILGSGINPDNAIELIKTTNARYIHSSCKKNYEDITTKNNIDYTIFGNFGNTYIDIDVEIAEKLIKIVKSHNI; this is encoded by the coding sequence ATGAATCAAGTTAAAGTCGAACTATGCGTTGAAAACTATGAAGCGGCAAAATTTGCAGAAAAACTTGGATACGATAGTGTTGAAATAAATTCTGCTTTGTGTCTTGGCGGATTAACTCCAAGTGCTGGTGTAGTTAGAAAGATTGCTGAAAATATTAATATAAAGAAAAATTGTATGATTAGAAATAGAGCTGCAGGATTTTGTTACACTGATAATCAGTTTAGAGCAATGCTAGAAGAATTGGATATTTTATTAAATGAAAAAATAGATGGAATAGTATTTGGATTTTTAACATTTGACTTTGAAATAGATAAGGAAAAAACAAAAGCATTTGTTGAAAAAATTCATGATGCAGGGAAAATAGCAATCTTTCATAGAGCTTTTGATAATACAAATAATCCATTCCGATCAATTGAAAATTTGATAGAATTAAATGTAGATAGGGTATTAACAAGTGGACAGACTCCGAGTGCATTGGACAATATGAGCTTAATTAAAGAGCTTATCCAAAAATATGATGATAAAATTGAGATAATTTTAGGTTCTGGAATTAATCCGGATAATGCAATTGAATTGATTAAAACTACCAATGCAAGATACATTCATAGCTCATGCAAAAAGAATTATGAAGATATTACTACTAAAAATAATATAGATTATACAATTTTTGGTAATTTTGGAAATACATATATAGATATTGACGTGGAAATTGCTGAAAAATTAATTAAAATTGTAAAATCACATAACATTTAA
- a CDS encoding glucosyltransferase domain-containing protein: protein MFIHQKLKNWYEGLSKNIKIAFISTIIIGLICHIYMMTNKWVNLDDIVQLVDNMDRTTSGRWFLQFPAAISSEFSIPWLNGFLTIVYTAVMSCLVISMFEIKSKINTILISGILVTFPTLGSLMPFMNSQDAYQFGAMLAGLAAFFIIKYKNGFIFSSILLTLSLGIYQTYLGYAGGLIVLYVIVELFKENNNFKKMIILLCKTAISFTVALAIYLIISRGIFGHLLVDYKGLDTMGSLPLNKIHTIIFSAYKGMFNFFIGKEFNYHFIFMPYLFIFAFILTIYLLIYIVKKSKMCKEKLFLLVFLILVFPIAINIIYIMSWQAGVMLRMLYGYTVVFIFPLVLIDYVLKIGDKFEISNKIPKLLYYTIAILTLTSFLSVYNNIYVTNKAYFKVGLTNENSNAYGNRIISRIESVEGYTEKTQIVFWGNPDSRTWFTEKIDTKDIEPFIIANHLTRLYSFIYYPVRFLGFQNPIKDYDEINEENKHLKDMINALPNYPDKNSIQMINGTIYIKFKNLD from the coding sequence ATGTTTATACATCAAAAATTAAAAAATTGGTATGAAGGATTGTCAAAAAATATAAAAATAGCATTTATTTCTACTATAATAATTGGACTAATATGTCATATATATATGATGACAAATAAATGGGTAAATTTAGATGATATAGTTCAATTAGTAGATAATATGGACAGAACAACATCCGGTCGATGGTTTTTACAATTTCCGGCAGCAATAAGCAGCGAATTTAGTATACCCTGGTTAAATGGATTTTTAACTATTGTATATACTGCTGTTATGTCATGTCTTGTAATATCAATGTTTGAAATTAAATCCAAAATTAATACAATATTGATTTCAGGCATATTAGTAACATTTCCTACTCTTGGCTCATTAATGCCTTTTATGAATAGTCAAGATGCTTATCAATTTGGTGCAATGCTTGCGGGATTAGCAGCGTTTTTTATTATAAAATATAAAAATGGATTTATATTTTCAAGTATTTTATTGACATTATCACTTGGAATTTACCAAACTTACCTTGGATATGCAGGAGGTCTTATAGTTTTATATGTAATCGTAGAATTATTTAAAGAAAATAATAATTTCAAAAAAATGATAATTTTGCTTTGTAAAACAGCTATTAGTTTTACCGTTGCATTGGCTATATATTTAATTATTTCAAGAGGAATCTTTGGACATTTACTTGTGGACTACAAAGGGCTTGATACAATGGGCTCACTCCCACTTAATAAAATTCATACAATTATATTTAGTGCCTACAAAGGTATGTTCAATTTCTTTATAGGTAAAGAATTTAATTATCATTTTATATTTATGCCATATTTATTTATATTTGCATTTATACTAACAATTTATTTATTAATTTATATTGTAAAAAAATCAAAAATGTGCAAAGAAAAACTTTTTTTACTAGTATTTTTAATTTTAGTATTTCCTATTGCAATAAATATAATTTACATCATGTCTTGGCAAGCAGGCGTAATGTTAAGAATGCTCTACGGATACACAGTCGTATTTATATTTCCTTTGGTATTAATTGATTATGTATTAAAGATTGGTGACAAATTTGAAATTTCTAATAAAATACCAAAATTACTTTATTATACTATTGCAATATTGACATTAACATCATTCTTATCAGTTTATAACAATATATATGTGACAAATAAAGCTTATTTTAAGGTAGGACTTACAAACGAAAATTCAAATGCTTATGGAAATAGGATAATTTCAAGAATAGAATCTGTTGAGGGTTATACAGAAAAAACTCAAATAGTGTTTTGGGGTAATCCGGACTCAAGAACATGGTTCACAGAAAAAATTGATACTAAAGATATTGAACCATTTATAATCGCAAATCACTTAACTAGACTTTATTCATTTATTTATTATCCTGTAAGATTTTTAGGTTTCCAAAATCCAATAAAGGATTATGATGAAATAAATGAAGAAAATAAACATCTTAAAGATATGATAAATGCTTTACCCAATTATCCTGACAAAAATTCTATTCAAATGATTAATGGTACAATTTATATTAAATTTAAAAACCTAGATTAG
- a CDS encoding helix-turn-helix domain-containing protein yields the protein MIMINIDVMLAKRKMSVTELSEKVGITISNISILKNNKAKAIRFETLNAICEALKCQPGDIMEYIPDED from the coding sequence ATGATAATGATAAATATTGATGTAATGTTGGCAAAAAGAAAAATGTCCGTAACAGAGCTTTCAGAAAAAGTAGGTATTACAATTTCAAATATTTCAATTCTAAAGAATAATAAAGCTAAAGCTATAAGATTTGAAACATTAAATGCTATTTGTGAAGCATTAAAATGTCAACCGGGAGATATCATGGAGTACATACCTGATGAGGATTAG
- the clpB gene encoding ATP-dependent chaperone ClpB, translating to MDMNKFSKKTLEYIEKSQNIAIKNSNPEVNEKHLVLSMFLDSDSLIYRLVNLITEKSDKIRNELKDLVDKMPQQSGGNLSANTVYQRVLLKAEDEADEIQDSYIGVEHIFLALLKEKNNEVVDLLNKYGITYKVFKTKLVEFKKDKQNSAGQAEKSSLSKYTIDLTQSAREGKIDPIIGRDEEIRSAIRILSRRTKNNPVLIGEPGVGKTAVVEGIAQRITNNDVPENLKNVKLLTLDLAALIAGAKYRGEFEERLKEVINDVENSDGEIILFIDEIHMIVGAGKTDGAMDAGNIMKPALSRGLIKVIGATTLNEYRQYIEKDGALERRFQKVLVDQPSVEDTISILRGIKEKYEIHHGLRISDSAVISAAVLSDRYITDRFLPDKAIDLMDEAAAMVKTEIDSMPQDIDDLRRDILQLQIEITALKRETDELSKERLELLEKELAEKDSVYNEKFAKWQDSKKVLEKVNTVKTEIDKIKIEIDEAERNYDFDKLSRLKYGKLPELQKQLEEAQEKSKNESELKEEVTDEEIAEVVSKWTGVPVTKLVESERDKLLHLDDELHLRVIGQDEAVTSVSESIIRARSGLKDENKPIGSFIFLGPTGVGKTELAKALTQLMFDDERNIVRIDMSEYMEKYSVSRLIGAAPGYVGYEEGGQLTEAVRRKPYAVVLFDEIEKAHPDVFNILLQVLDDGRLTDNQGRTVNFKNTIIIMTSNIGSQYLLEGIDKNGEIKQEAKDKVTNELRHNFRPEFLNRVDEIVMFKPLSKEEISKIIDLELTKITNRLSHRKITIKMHDSAKEYIIENAYSPIYGARPIKRFLQKNIETEIGKKLISGEITDKQEISILAGEDGLMIK from the coding sequence ATGGATATGAACAAATTTTCAAAAAAGACATTAGAATACATTGAAAAATCACAAAATATAGCAATTAAAAATTCAAATCCGGAAGTTAATGAAAAACATTTAGTTTTATCAATGTTTCTTGATTCGGATAGCTTAATCTATAGATTAGTAAATTTAATTACGGAAAAAAGCGATAAGATACGAAATGAATTAAAAGATTTAGTAGATAAAATGCCACAACAATCAGGTGGAAATTTAAGTGCTAATACTGTGTATCAAAGGGTATTATTAAAAGCTGAAGATGAAGCGGATGAAATACAAGATAGTTATATAGGAGTAGAGCATATATTTTTAGCATTGTTAAAAGAAAAAAATAATGAGGTAGTAGATTTATTAAATAAATATGGTATTACTTATAAAGTATTTAAGACTAAATTAGTAGAATTCAAAAAAGATAAACAAAATTCAGCGGGACAAGCGGAAAAAAGTAGCCTTTCAAAATATACAATTGATTTAACTCAAAGTGCCAGAGAAGGTAAAATTGACCCGATAATCGGACGTGATGAAGAGATAAGATCTGCAATAAGAATATTATCTAGAAGAACTAAAAATAATCCGGTATTAATAGGTGAACCCGGCGTGGGTAAAACTGCGGTTGTAGAAGGAATCGCTCAAAGAATTACAAATAATGATGTGCCTGAAAATTTAAAAAATGTAAAACTTTTAACTCTTGATTTAGCTGCTTTAATTGCCGGAGCTAAATATAGAGGAGAATTTGAAGAAAGATTGAAAGAAGTTATAAATGATGTTGAAAACTCAGATGGAGAAATCATTTTATTTATAGATGAAATTCATATGATAGTTGGTGCAGGTAAAACTGATGGTGCAATGGATGCCGGGAACATAATGAAACCGGCATTATCAAGGGGATTGATAAAAGTAATAGGAGCTACAACATTAAATGAATATAGACAATATATTGAGAAAGACGGTGCTTTAGAAAGAAGATTCCAGAAAGTTTTGGTTGACCAACCTTCAGTTGAGGATACTATTTCAATTTTAAGAGGTATCAAAGAAAAATATGAGATTCACCATGGATTAAGAATTTCTGACTCGGCGGTAATTTCAGCAGCAGTTTTATCAGATAGATATATTACAGATAGATTTTTACCAGATAAGGCAATTGATTTAATGGATGAAGCTGCAGCTATGGTAAAGACTGAAATAGATTCTATGCCTCAAGATATTGATGATTTGAGAAGAGACATTTTACAATTACAAATTGAGATAACCGCTCTAAAGAGAGAAACAGATGAGTTATCAAAGGAAAGATTAGAATTATTAGAAAAAGAATTGGCAGAAAAAGACTCTGTATATAATGAAAAATTTGCTAAATGGCAAGATTCTAAAAAAGTATTGGAAAAAGTTAATACTGTGAAAACCGAAATTGATAAGATTAAAATTGAAATTGATGAAGCGGAAAGAAATTATGATTTTGATAAATTATCAAGATTAAAATATGGAAAATTACCGGAATTACAAAAACAATTAGAAGAAGCTCAAGAAAAATCTAAAAATGAATCAGAGTTAAAAGAAGAAGTAACTGATGAAGAAATCGCAGAGGTAGTATCAAAATGGACTGGAGTACCGGTTACAAAACTTGTAGAATCCGAAAGAGATAAATTACTTCATTTAGATGATGAACTTCACTTAAGAGTAATAGGACAAGATGAAGCAGTTACATCAGTTTCAGAATCAATCATCCGTGCCAGATCAGGGCTTAAAGATGAAAACAAGCCTATAGGTTCCTTTATATTTTTAGGACCAACGGGGGTAGGTAAAACAGAACTTGCGAAAGCTCTTACTCAATTAATGTTTGATGATGAAAGAAATATTGTAAGAATAGATATGTCAGAATATATGGAAAAATATTCTGTATCAAGATTAATAGGTGCTGCTCCAGGATATGTTGGATATGAAGAAGGGGGACAACTTACAGAAGCTGTAAGAAGAAAACCTTATGCTGTTGTATTATTTGATGAAATTGAAAAAGCTCATCCGGATGTATTTAATATTTTACTTCAAGTACTTGATGACGGTAGACTTACAGATAATCAAGGACGTACAGTAAATTTCAAAAATACAATTATAATAATGACTTCAAATATCGGTTCACAATACTTACTTGAAGGAATTGATAAAAATGGAGAAATTAAACAGGAAGCAAAAGATAAAGTAACAAACGAACTAAGACATAATTTTAGACCGGAATTTTTAAATAGAGTTGATGAAATAGTTATGTTTAAGCCTTTATCAAAAGAAGAAATTTCAAAGATTATAGATTTGGAATTGACAAAAATCACAAATAGACTTTCACATAGAAAAATTACTATTAAGATGCATGATTCTGCGAAAGAATATATTATAGAAAATGCATATTCACCAATTTATGGAGCAAGACCGATTAAGAGATTTTTACAAAAAAATATTGAAACAGAAATCGGTAAAAAGTTAATCTCCGGAGAAATAACAGATAAGCAAGAGATAAGTATCCTTGCAGGAGAAGATGGATTGATGATAAAGTAA